From one Bacteroides eggerthii genomic stretch:
- a CDS encoding two-component regulator propeller domain-containing protein, with amino-acid sequence MTKSVFLSILLWIFIYPLRVRAIESINFIHIGVNEGLSQNTVFDITQDKQGNMWFATYDGLNKYDGYDFTIYRHNESDPHSIGSVIVRACITDTQGRIWAGTEEGLSLYDTEQDRFQNFRYSKNKKTLAINGIIEINEKQLLLYTNQNENLLTFDTETHCFSDNPLHPSLLNILPTAIAKQDNHIYIGSYKGVFSYSISDKTLKSIMPDKLKGKQILSILQQSPILLWIGTEGHGLYKVNLQTQEITNYVNNPKNPNSISSNYIRSLTLDPQNRLWIGTLNSLSIYDEKHDSFNNHTSNIEISGSLSQTSIRDIFMDAHGGMWLGTYYGGLNYYHPLKNRFHNIQFTAKKNSLNCNTIGCIKEDAQKGIWIGTNNGGLNHYNPHTQQFTHYMREEGLMSNDIKDIYIDEANDLVYIGTHTGGLGILHRKSGQIEIFHNEEVKNIYDIEPAANGELWMTGMSMLVRFNPRNKTFQSINSQIDGQPLAEDQFTYFLRDSKRRLWIGGEKGLSVYTEKDNGLLNTMIIPESSPLNYKSINCIHEARNGIFWIGTRNGIYRFDESKKETRQYTTAHGLPNNVVHGILEDSSGNLWLSTNQGLSCFQPNTEKFRNYADSDGLQSNQFTNNAHCRTADGQMYFGGINGITLFHPEQIVDNPYTPLVVITQLHLFNRRVFPNDDTGILKTDISGTKSITLSSKQSMFSLDFVVSNYISGNHNTFAYMLQGFDKEWYYSNSLRTVSYSNLPAGTYHFLVKAANSDGKWNETPTELEIVVLPVWYKTWWAILLFVIAFISITIFIFRYFWLRKSMEAKLQMERVDKERQKEVSEMKLRFFINISHELRTPLTLILAPVQEMLDKVSDRWLHRQLEHVQKNTNRLLHLVNQLMDYRRAELGVFNLKVRLNLIHNVVEKNFLFYERLAQRKRIAYNLSSNAEGREIFCDPDYMELIVNNLLSNAFKYTGEGKNITVTLKEENHELLLQVKDTGSGIPVDKQGKIFERFYQADNEHLGSGIGLSLVQRLVELHHGRIELESEEGVGSTFSIYLPTEESAYLPEEKQVESESIEEQRVYTTNNRDMYVIDTEDEEISEGETTPDETAAKDGQNKESILIVEDNPDIRQYLCEELGKTYHILKAENGEEALSIVKEQEVGLILTDVMMPVMDGLQLCKQIKQNLRTCHIPVIILSAKTDLKEQLEGLQVGADDYIPKPFSMIMIATKIKNLFRTRYRAIEHYSNSLKVEPEKVALNPLDEELLKKAIAIVEKHMDNVEFSTEIFAREMCMSRSNLHIKMKALTGESANDFIRKMRFNQACKLLKEGKYTVSEISGMVGFNTPSYFATSFKKYFGCLPSEYGK; translated from the coding sequence ATGACAAAATCTGTCTTCTTATCCATTTTACTTTGGATATTTATATACCCGCTTCGTGTGCGGGCCATAGAGTCAATTAACTTTATTCATATCGGAGTCAACGAGGGGCTGTCGCAAAACACAGTATTCGATATTACCCAAGACAAACAAGGCAATATGTGGTTTGCCACTTATGACGGACTGAACAAATATGACGGTTACGATTTTACTATCTACCGGCATAATGAGTCGGACCCGCATAGCATCGGCAGCGTGATCGTCAGAGCATGCATTACAGACACCCAAGGAAGAATATGGGCCGGCACAGAGGAAGGATTATCGCTTTACGATACCGAACAAGACAGATTTCAGAATTTCAGATATTCCAAAAATAAAAAGACGCTCGCCATCAACGGCATCATCGAAATAAATGAAAAGCAGTTGCTTCTCTACACAAACCAAAATGAAAACCTGCTGACATTCGATACTGAAACACACTGTTTTTCAGACAATCCTCTGCACCCTTCACTACTGAATATCCTGCCGACTGCTATTGCAAAGCAGGACAATCATATTTATATCGGGAGCTATAAAGGCGTGTTTTCCTACTCTATCTCCGACAAGACTTTAAAAAGCATCATGCCCGATAAACTAAAAGGCAAACAAATTCTCTCCATTTTACAGCAATCGCCTATTCTTCTATGGATAGGGACAGAGGGACATGGATTATACAAAGTTAATTTACAGACTCAGGAAATCACCAATTATGTCAATAATCCGAAGAACCCAAACAGCATAAGTTCCAATTATATACGCTCACTCACACTTGATCCGCAAAACAGGTTATGGATAGGTACCCTCAATTCACTAAGTATATATGATGAAAAGCATGATTCATTTAATAACCATACCAGCAACATAGAAATCAGCGGAAGTTTATCGCAAACATCCATTCGCGACATTTTCATGGATGCCCATGGCGGCATGTGGTTAGGAACCTATTATGGAGGGCTGAATTATTATCATCCACTTAAAAACCGTTTCCATAACATACAATTTACAGCAAAGAAGAACTCGTTGAACTGCAATACAATAGGATGTATCAAAGAAGATGCTCAAAAAGGAATCTGGATAGGAACAAATAACGGCGGTTTGAATCATTACAACCCCCATACACAGCAATTTACGCATTACATGAGAGAAGAAGGCCTCATGTCAAATGACATAAAAGACATATATATAGATGAAGCCAATGATTTGGTCTATATAGGCACACATACGGGCGGACTCGGTATTCTGCACCGTAAATCCGGACAAATAGAAATATTCCATAATGAAGAAGTAAAAAACATATATGACATAGAACCTGCCGCAAACGGAGAGTTATGGATGACCGGCATGTCCATGCTTGTCCGTTTTAATCCCCGGAACAAAACATTCCAATCCATAAACTCACAAATAGACGGACAGCCATTGGCAGAGGATCAGTTCACTTATTTTCTTCGAGACAGCAAAAGACGCCTTTGGATTGGCGGAGAAAAAGGACTGTCGGTATATACGGAAAAAGACAACGGTTTGCTAAACACGATGATAATACCGGAAAGCTCACCTCTTAACTATAAGTCCATAAACTGTATACATGAAGCTCGTAACGGGATCTTCTGGATTGGAACACGAAACGGAATCTACCGCTTTGACGAAAGTAAAAAAGAAACCAGACAATATACCACAGCACATGGATTGCCTAATAATGTCGTACATGGAATTCTGGAAGACTCATCCGGCAATTTATGGTTAAGCACCAATCAAGGGCTGAGTTGTTTCCAACCGAATACGGAAAAATTCCGCAATTATGCAGACAGCGACGGGCTTCAAAGCAACCAGTTCACCAACAACGCCCATTGCCGGACAGCAGACGGACAAATGTATTTCGGCGGCATCAACGGCATCACTCTGTTCCATCCGGAACAGATAGTGGACAATCCATACACTCCACTGGTTGTTATCACCCAACTGCACCTGTTCAACCGAAGGGTCTTTCCCAATGACGACACCGGCATATTGAAGACAGATATCAGCGGGACAAAAAGCATCACACTGTCGAGCAAACAGTCCATGTTTTCACTGGATTTCGTCGTATCCAACTACATATCAGGCAATCACAACACATTCGCCTATATGTTGCAAGGCTTCGACAAAGAATGGTACTACTCCAACAGCCTGCGCACAGTGTCCTACTCCAACCTGCCGGCGGGCACCTATCATTTCCTTGTAAAAGCCGCCAACAGCGACGGGAAATGGAATGAAACGCCCACAGAACTGGAAATCGTGGTGCTTCCTGTCTGGTACAAAACGTGGTGGGCTATCCTGCTGTTCGTCATCGCTTTTATCTCCATCACCATTTTTATATTCCGTTATTTCTGGTTGCGCAAAAGCATGGAAGCGAAACTGCAAATGGAACGCGTGGACAAAGAGCGACAGAAAGAAGTGAGCGAAATGAAACTGCGTTTCTTTATCAACATCTCCCATGAATTACGCACCCCGCTCACCCTGATTCTCGCCCCGGTACAGGAAATGCTGGACAAAGTAAGCGACCGGTGGCTGCACAGGCAACTGGAACATGTACAGAAGAATACCAACCGACTATTGCATCTAGTGAACCAACTAATGGACTACCGGCGTGCCGAATTAGGTGTGTTCAATTTGAAAGTAAGGCTCAATCTGATACACAATGTGGTCGAAAAGAATTTCCTGTTCTATGAACGTCTGGCTCAACGCAAACGGATAGCCTATAACCTCAGTTCCAATGCAGAAGGACGTGAGATATTCTGTGATCCGGATTATATGGAACTGATTGTAAACAATCTGCTTTCCAATGCCTTCAAATACACAGGTGAAGGCAAGAACATCACAGTGACCTTGAAGGAAGAGAATCACGAGTTGCTCCTTCAGGTAAAGGATACGGGAAGCGGCATCCCCGTTGACAAGCAAGGCAAAATCTTCGAACGCTTCTATCAAGCAGACAACGAGCACTTGGGCAGCGGCATCGGGCTATCACTGGTGCAACGCCTCGTGGAGCTGCATCATGGGCGTATCGAGCTGGAGAGCGAAGAAGGTGTAGGGAGCACTTTCTCCATCTATCTGCCCACCGAGGAGTCGGCATACCTTCCGGAAGAGAAACAGGTTGAGTCCGAATCCATCGAGGAACAGAGAGTCTACACCACCAACAACCGGGACATGTATGTCATCGATACGGAAGACGAAGAGATTTCGGAAGGCGAAACAACCCCGGACGAGACGGCAGCTAAAGACGGACAAAACAAAGAAAGCATCCTGATTGTGGAAGACAATCCGGACATCCGCCAATACCTATGTGAGGAGTTGGGCAAAACCTACCATATACTGAAAGCAGAAAACGGAGAGGAAGCGTTGTCCATTGTGAAGGAGCAAGAGGTGGGCCTCATACTGACGGATGTCATGATGCCCGTTATGGACGGTCTGCAACTATGCAAACAGATAAAACAGAACCTGCGCACCTGCCATATACCTGTCATCATATTGTCTGCCAAAACCGACCTGAAAGAACAATTGGAAGGACTGCAAGTAGGTGCGGACGACTATATTCCCAAACCTTTCTCAATGATAATGATCGCTACCAAGATCAAGAACCTGTTCCGCACCCGCTACCGGGCTATCGAACACTATTCCAATTCCTTGAAAGTAGAGCCCGAAAAAGTAGCGCTTAATCCGTTGGACGAAGAGCTGCTGAAGAAAGCAATAGCCATTGTGGAGAAGCACATGGACAATGTAGAGTTTTCCACCGAGATATTCGCCCGCGAAATGTGCATGAGCCGTTCTAACCTGCACATCAAGATGAAAGCACTGACGGGAGAATCTGCCAATGACTTCATTCGCAAGATGCGTTTCAACCAGGCATGCAAGCTGCTGAAAGAAGGGAAATACACAGTTTCGGAAATCAGTGGAATGGTGGGTTTCAACACCCCATCCTACTTCGCCACCAGCTTTAAAAAATACTTCGGTTGCCTGCCGTCAGAGTACGGAAAATAG
- a CDS encoding DUF6562 domain-containing protein — protein MKKNSYTPLFKSICCLLLSLTMTACSLYEHPEMTENGEIGIDPTAVNVNINLSLQLKTDEAANDEVASRADAETGYRHRIIVDAYLNRILSKRQVVYKELTEAAKLDMELNLKLHARDYQLVIWADYVSEDSDDDLFYNTTTLAPVISPETYLGNSEYKDVLYSCQELNLSKYRNQWNAQVALNPEMKRPTARYELIANDIETFMTNGAKAGSKYTMTVRYLGFYDTGFHTLDGISKHGLQYVTYKRTITVPQEGTQEMSIAFDHIFVPENGEVPIAVELSNDKNALLARTYLTLQCKTGDRIVKRSNFLTADPSGGIGVDPGYDGTIDEDLTVE, from the coding sequence ATGAAGAAGAACTCATACACACCGCTTTTCAAAAGTATTTGTTGCCTGCTGTTGTCCCTGACAATGACTGCCTGCAGCCTTTACGAACATCCCGAAATGACCGAAAACGGAGAAATAGGAATAGACCCTACGGCAGTAAACGTCAACATCAACCTGTCTCTGCAACTGAAAACAGACGAGGCGGCCAATGACGAGGTTGCTTCCCGCGCCGACGCCGAAACCGGATACCGCCACCGCATTATTGTGGACGCTTATCTGAACCGCATCCTTTCCAAACGACAGGTTGTCTACAAAGAACTGACCGAAGCGGCAAAGCTGGATATGGAACTCAATCTGAAACTCCATGCACGCGACTATCAACTGGTGATATGGGCAGACTACGTCAGTGAAGACAGTGATGATGATCTTTTCTACAACACCACTACGCTCGCCCCTGTCATCTCGCCCGAAACCTATCTTGGAAACTCGGAGTATAAAGATGTGCTTTATAGTTGTCAGGAGCTGAACTTAAGTAAATATCGCAACCAATGGAATGCCCAAGTAGCATTGAATCCCGAAATGAAACGTCCCACCGCACGTTATGAACTCATAGCCAACGACATAGAGACGTTTATGACAAACGGTGCGAAAGCGGGCAGCAAATATACCATGACCGTACGCTATCTGGGTTTCTACGACACAGGCTTCCACACGTTGGATGGCATCAGCAAACATGGTTTGCAGTACGTCACATACAAACGCACGATTACCGTTCCCCAAGAAGGAACGCAAGAGATGAGCATTGCTTTCGACCACATCTTCGTACCCGAAAATGGTGAAGTGCCCATTGCCGTAGAGTTGAGTAATGATAAAAACGCACTGCTGGCACGCACCTACCTGACCCTGCAATGCAAGACAGGCGATCGCATCGTGAAGCGTTCCAATTTCCTTACCGCCGACCCGTCCGGAGGTATCGGTGTAGATCCCGGCTACGACGGAACGATAGATGAGGATCTGACCGTAGAATAA
- a CDS encoding hybrid sensor histidine kinase/response regulator transcription factor, with translation MTKYILFFIGCCILFAPLRSQNVEPIKFVHIGLNEGLSQSTIFGITQDKQGNMWFATYNGLNKYNGYDFTVYQHDEHNPHSISNDIIRSCTADRLGKIWIGTDSGLSFYNADKDRFENFSSEDRGEQVPINGIVEFNDHELLLFSNKKKLLLFNTETSQFSCKMPESSLESLSPTVVARQGDYIYIGSNNKVYTYSLAANTLSSFVLSDNLKDKNITAILQQSPTRIWIGTEGGGLFLYNPQTGTIKNYSHTPKTANCISSDYVRSLALDSQHRLWIGTINSLNIYNEQEDNFNIYTSDPLENGSLSQMSVRNIFMDTQGGMWLGTYFGGINYYHPLKNRFRNLQFTAKPNSLNSNIINCIREDAQKGLWIGTNGGGVNYYNPQTGKFTHYTQKEGLGSNDVKAIYIDEANKQVYIGTHTGGLSILHRRSGQIETYNRNSREKNIYAIEPTETGDFWMSGMSSILRFNPSQLSFSSITTQSDGRPFLRERVSNFFRDSKHRLWLISEKGLFAYTEQNGKLHNYPIPALDSISRKFINCLYEAHDGTFWIGTRSGICRLNEKSQEVTLYTTAHGLPNNVVHGILEDSYGKLWISTDKGISCLHPSTGKFRNFTNNDGLQSNQFTAACQRTADGQMYFGGINGITTFRPEEVVDNPYIPPVVITQLRLFNKIVFPDDETGILERNINETRSITFTAQQSMFSLEFVVSNYASGTHNTFAYKLDGYDKEWYYTNSQRVVSYSNLPQGTYRFLVKAANNDGKWNETPTELEIIILPAWYKTWWASLLFAAAFIAATVFVFRYFWIRKSMKAEIQMAQIDKERQKEVNEMKLRFFINISHELRTPLTLILAPLHEMLNKVNDRWQHKQLELMKQNATRLLHLVNQLLDYRKAELGVFGLKVKPSQVHRIIEKNFRFYEALAQRKGIQYDFCSEVEDKEILCDPNYLELIVNNLLSNAFKHTEEGQSITVSLKDTGNNLLLQVKDTGNGIPLEEQKKIFERFYQVKSSHTGSGIGLSLVQRLVELHHGHIELDSAEGVGSTFSIFLPIDKKFYRPEEFQQESTIAEIEQSYSVNLQEMYVADAEEASEEETEEEPEKPTKPRQKESILIVEDNSDIRQYLCEELGKLYNVLEAKNGKDALEIMKEQEINLILTDVMMPVMDGLQLCKQIKQNLNTCHIPVIILSAKADLEEQLEGLHMGADDYIPKPFSLTLVTTKIRNLFRTRYRAIQYYSNSLEIEPEKLTLSPLDEEVLKKAMEIMEQHLDDVEFSTEEFAREMCMSRSSLHLKMKALTGESTNDFIRKIRFNRACKLLKEGRYTVAEISVMVGFSTPSYFATSFKKYFGCLPSEYIKNK, from the coding sequence ATGACAAAATATATATTATTTTTCATCGGGTGCTGCATATTGTTCGCGCCCCTTCGTTCACAAAACGTAGAACCGATCAAGTTCGTCCACATCGGTCTGAATGAAGGGCTTTCGCAAAGTACCATATTCGGCATCACACAGGATAAACAGGGAAACATGTGGTTCGCCACCTATAACGGGCTGAATAAATACAACGGCTACGACTTTACCGTTTATCAACACGATGAACACAACCCACACAGCATTAGCAACGATATAATCCGCAGCTGTACCGCCGACAGGCTGGGCAAGATATGGATAGGAACCGATAGCGGACTTTCATTCTACAATGCCGACAAAGACCGATTTGAAAACTTCTCTTCTGAAGACAGAGGGGAGCAAGTACCCATCAATGGCATCGTGGAGTTCAACGATCACGAATTACTGCTGTTTTCCAACAAAAAAAAACTGTTACTGTTCAACACCGAAACCTCGCAGTTCTCCTGTAAAATGCCGGAATCTTCCTTAGAATCCCTTTCGCCTACGGTTGTGGCCCGGCAAGGAGATTACATCTATATCGGCAGCAACAACAAAGTTTATACTTATTCCCTCGCAGCAAACACACTGAGCAGCTTCGTATTAAGTGACAATCTGAAAGATAAAAATATCACAGCCATTCTGCAGCAATCACCCACCCGGATTTGGATAGGCACCGAAGGAGGCGGACTTTTTCTATACAATCCGCAAACAGGGACAATCAAAAATTACAGTCATACGCCCAAAACGGCTAATTGCATCAGCTCCGATTATGTACGTTCACTTGCACTCGACTCCCAGCACCGGCTGTGGATAGGCACCATCAACTCCCTGAATATTTACAACGAGCAAGAAGACAACTTCAACATTTACACCAGCGACCCGCTGGAAAACGGAAGTCTTTCGCAAATGTCCGTACGTAACATCTTCATGGACACACAGGGTGGAATGTGGCTGGGCACTTATTTCGGAGGAATCAATTATTATCATCCGCTGAAAAACCGCTTCCGGAATCTGCAATTCACCGCCAAACCCAATTCGCTGAACAGCAACATCATCAATTGCATCCGGGAAGATGCACAGAAAGGCCTTTGGATAGGAACTAATGGAGGCGGAGTAAATTACTATAACCCCCAAACCGGGAAATTCACCCACTACACCCAAAAGGAAGGGCTTGGATCGAATGATGTGAAAGCCATCTACATAGATGAAGCGAACAAACAGGTTTACATCGGTACACATACCGGAGGTCTCAGCATTCTTCATCGCCGGTCAGGACAGATAGAGACCTACAACCGAAACAGCAGGGAAAAAAATATCTATGCCATCGAGCCGACAGAAACAGGAGATTTCTGGATGAGCGGCATGAGTTCCATTCTCAGGTTCAACCCCTCGCAGTTATCTTTTTCCAGCATAACCACCCAATCAGACGGGCGGCCGTTTCTCCGGGAACGCGTTTCGAACTTTTTTCGCGACAGCAAACATCGCTTATGGCTCATCAGCGAAAAAGGACTGTTTGCCTATACCGAGCAAAACGGAAAATTACACAACTACCCAATACCTGCATTAGACTCCATCAGCCGTAAATTCATCAATTGTCTGTATGAAGCACACGATGGAACATTCTGGATAGGTACTCGAAGCGGCATCTGCCGCCTGAATGAAAAAAGCCAGGAAGTCACTCTATACACAACAGCGCATGGACTGCCCAATAATGTAGTACATGGGATATTGGAGGATTCTTATGGAAAACTTTGGATTAGTACCGACAAAGGTATCAGTTGTCTGCACCCCTCTACCGGAAAGTTCCGTAACTTCACTAACAATGACGGGCTACAAAGCAATCAGTTTACGGCTGCCTGCCAACGAACCGCTGACGGACAAATGTATTTCGGCGGAATTAACGGCATTACGACATTCCGCCCGGAAGAAGTGGTAGATAATCCATATATACCACCGGTTGTCATCACTCAGTTACGGCTTTTCAACAAGATCGTTTTTCCGGATGATGAAACAGGAATACTGGAGAGAAACATCAATGAAACACGTAGCATTACATTCACCGCCCAACAATCCATGTTCTCGTTGGAGTTTGTGGTATCCAATTACGCCTCAGGCACTCATAATACCTTTGCCTACAAACTTGACGGATACGACAAGGAATGGTATTATACAAACTCGCAACGCGTGGTCTCGTATTCAAATCTGCCGCAAGGCACTTACCGTTTTCTCGTAAAAGCAGCCAACAATGACGGCAAATGGAATGAAACACCCACCGAGCTGGAGATTATCATTCTGCCTGCCTGGTACAAAACCTGGTGGGCATCCCTCTTGTTTGCAGCAGCTTTCATAGCCGCCACAGTTTTCGTCTTCCGCTATTTTTGGATTCGGAAAAGCATGAAAGCTGAGATACAAATGGCACAGATAGACAAGGAACGACAAAAAGAAGTAAACGAAATGAAGCTACGTTTCTTCATCAACATCTCCCACGAACTGCGCACCCCACTCACCTTGATACTGGCTCCGCTCCATGAAATGCTCAACAAAGTGAATGACCGGTGGCAACACAAGCAACTGGAACTGATGAAACAAAATGCTACCCGGTTGTTGCATCTAGTTAATCAACTGTTGGATTACAGGAAAGCCGAACTGGGAGTCTTCGGTCTGAAAGTAAAACCATCCCAAGTACACCGGATTATTGAAAAGAACTTTCGGTTCTATGAAGCGTTGGCACAACGAAAGGGAATACAATATGACTTCTGCTCGGAAGTGGAAGATAAAGAAATACTCTGTGATCCCAATTATCTGGAGCTGATTGTGAATAATTTGTTATCCAATGCTTTTAAGCACACAGAAGAAGGGCAGAGTATCACTGTATCATTGAAAGATACCGGAAACAACCTTCTTTTACAAGTCAAAGATACCGGCAACGGAATACCCTTGGAAGAACAGAAAAAGATATTCGAACGGTTCTATCAAGTCAAAAGCAGTCATACCGGCAGCGGTATCGGACTTTCGTTAGTGCAACGCCTGGTGGAACTTCATCATGGACATATCGAACTGGACAGTGCAGAAGGCGTTGGAAGCACCTTTTCCATTTTCCTGCCTATTGACAAGAAGTTTTATCGTCCGGAAGAATTTCAGCAGGAAAGCACCATAGCAGAAATAGAACAAAGCTACTCTGTCAATCTACAGGAAATGTATGTTGCAGACGCCGAAGAAGCCTCCGAAGAAGAAACGGAAGAAGAACCGGAAAAACCAACAAAACCTCGGCAGAAAGAAAGCATCCTGATTGTAGAAGACAATTCGGACATCCGCCAGTACCTCTGTGAAGAACTGGGCAAATTGTACAATGTTCTGGAAGCGAAAAATGGCAAAGACGCATTGGAAATAATGAAAGAGCAGGAAATAAATCTTATATTGACGGATGTCATGATGCCCGTAATGGACGGCCTGCAGCTATGCAAGCAAATCAAACAGAACCTAAACACTTGTCATATTCCAGTCATAATCTTATCGGCCAAAGCCGATTTAGAAGAACAATTAGAAGGGTTGCATATGGGTGCGGACGATTATATTCCCAAACCTTTCTCCCTGACACTGGTGACAACGAAAATAAGAAACCTGTTCCGCACACGCTATCGAGCTATCCAATACTATTCAAATTCGCTGGAGATAGAACCGGAGAAACTGACCCTCAGTCCTCTGGATGAAGAAGTGTTGAAAAAGGCTATGGAAATTATGGAACAGCACCTTGACGATGTGGAGTTCTCTACCGAGGAGTTTGCACGTGAAATGTGTATGAGCCGTTCCAGCCTGCACCTGAAAATGAAAGCTCTGACAGGTGAGTCAACCAATGACTTCATCCGCAAGATACGTTTTAACAGAGCATGCAAACTTTTGAAAGAGGGAAGATACACAGTAGCGGAAATCAGTGTAATGGTAGGATTCAGTACCCCGTCTTACTTTGCCACCAGTTTCAAGAAGTATTTCGGTTGTTTACCCTCGGAATATATCAAGAACAAATGA
- a CDS encoding DUF6562 domain-containing protein, which yields MKRSLLNITMAAFISCFAACSEEEIIATQDGTPKEVTVMAQVPTNPATRSVGVDNVIGDNQLRCILSVVNSANNSELARIEKLVGADDTKISFTFTVGSDVDYNCLFWADYVDNNVSKSGERYADKYYNTTNLQGISVKVDADTPANNAKLFNNAAADAFYGVLPKAYIDDSQTPSITLKRPFAKLNLKPESNDGWANQITTMDIEFNMPGEFNMLTGKAAGSKTPVKATGVSKAENAYFSTFLFIEDPETAKFNDDIKISFVKPGSEPSETVTRTIKGGFNIKPNNEINGEANLSKEQDITVDVTVDGKPEDPNAPKVGDYFYTDGTWSTELNGEKTVAGVIFDLAADDVLENYEGSNLQDKVRGWVVALNDISAKWYDGSSNLTGNNLTNTIEGVAVPTSTGPEQIAKELLGYKNSKAITAVTTDSEKFPANTECSNWSPKITSNTTSGWYFPSIAQLQRIYQAETTITDKLIAASGKAVNTGVYLSSTLYKTKELSYAPLGINLKEADKAEQANSYGIARTQRANGGYYVRAVLTF from the coding sequence ATGAAAAGAAGTTTACTAAACATCACAATGGCTGCATTTATCAGCTGTTTTGCAGCTTGCAGTGAAGAAGAAATTATCGCCACCCAGGACGGAACTCCCAAGGAAGTAACCGTCATGGCACAAGTTCCTACGAATCCGGCTACACGCAGCGTAGGAGTAGACAATGTAATTGGTGACAACCAACTGCGTTGTATCCTCTCCGTCGTGAACAGTGCAAACAATTCAGAGCTAGCCCGTATAGAAAAACTGGTAGGTGCAGATGATACCAAAATATCATTCACTTTTACAGTAGGCAGTGACGTAGATTACAATTGCTTGTTCTGGGCAGATTATGTAGATAATAATGTAAGTAAATCCGGTGAAAGATATGCCGATAAGTACTACAACACAACCAATCTGCAAGGTATCAGTGTAAAGGTAGATGCCGACACGCCGGCCAACAACGCCAAATTGTTCAACAATGCCGCTGCCGATGCCTTCTATGGTGTACTTCCTAAAGCCTACATTGACGATTCTCAAACACCAAGCATTACTTTGAAGCGTCCGTTTGCCAAACTGAACCTGAAACCTGAGAGTAACGATGGATGGGCAAACCAAATCACAACAATGGATATAGAATTTAATATGCCGGGAGAGTTCAACATGTTGACAGGTAAAGCTGCCGGTTCCAAGACGCCCGTGAAAGCAACCGGAGTATCCAAAGCTGAAAACGCTTATTTCTCAACATTCTTGTTCATTGAAGATCCCGAAACAGCAAAGTTCAATGATGATATCAAAATAAGTTTTGTCAAACCGGGCTCCGAACCTTCCGAAACTGTAACAAGAACTATCAAAGGAGGATTTAATATTAAACCGAATAATGAAATTAATGGCGAAGCCAACCTCTCTAAAGAACAAGATATTACTGTGGATGTAACCGTTGACGGTAAGCCTGAAGATCCAAATGCACCGAAAGTAGGAGATTACTTCTACACTGACGGCACTTGGTCCACAGAGCTAAATGGTGAAAAAACCGTAGCCGGTGTTATTTTTGACTTGGCAGCGGATGACGTTTTAGAAAACTACGAAGGAAGCAACCTGCAAGACAAAGTAAGAGGATGGGTAGTGGCATTGAACGATATTTCCGCTAAATGGTATGACGGATCATCTAATCTCACCGGTAATAATTTAACAAATACGATTGAAGGCGTAGCAGTCCCAACAAGTACAGGTCCAGAGCAGATAGCCAAAGAATTATTAGGATATAAAAATTCAAAAGCTATCACAGCTGTAACAACTGATTCAGAAAAGTTCCCTGCTAATACAGAATGTAGCAATTGGTCCCCAAAAATAACCAGCAATACAACAAGCGGTTGGTATTTTCCCTCAATAGCCCAACTTCAAAGAATATATCAAGCCGAGACAACTATTACCGATAAATTAATAGCAGCAAGCGGTAAAGCTGTTAATACAGGAGTATATCTAAGTAGTACTCTATACAAGACCAAAGAGCTTAGCTATGCTCCTTTAGGGATCAATCTCAAAGAAGCAGACAAAGCTGAGCAGGCAAATTCTTACGGGATTGCTAGAACCCAAAGAGCGAATGGCGGATATTATGTTCGTGCCGTCCTGACTTTCTAA